In the genome of Ictalurus furcatus strain D&B chromosome 13, Billie_1.0, whole genome shotgun sequence, one region contains:
- the raraa gene encoding retinoic acid receptor alpha-A isoform X2: MYEGMDVVGLHPAPNPFLMMEYYGQRFPNTPWSASKHSVETQSTSSEEIVPSPPSPPPPPRVYKPCFVCQDKSSGYHYGVSACEGCKGFFRRSIQKNMVYTCHREKSCIINKVTRNRCQYCRLQKCLEVGMSKESVRNDRNKKKKEEKKVECVESGVLSADTELMIERVRKAHQDTFPSLCQLGKYTTSNSSERRVSLDVDLWDKFSELSTKCIIKTVEFAKQLPGFTTLSIADQITLLKAACLDILILRICTRYTPEQDTMTFSDGLTLNRTQMHNAGFGPLTDLVFAFANQLLPLEMDDAETGLLSAICLLCGDRQDLEEADKVDVLQEPLLEALKLYVRKRRPHKPHMFPKMLMKITDLRSISAKGAERVITLKMEIPGSMPPLIQEMLENSEGLESTGGGASSRSNPAPSGSCSPSPSPSSAHSSPSTQSP, encoded by the exons CCGTGGAGACGCAGAGCACGAGCTCAGAGGAAATTGTCCCCAGTCCGCCGTCTCCTCCGCCGCCACCGAGAGTCTACAAACCCTGCTTCGTCTGCCAGGACAAATCCTCCGGCTACCACTACGGCGTCAGTGCCTGCGAAGGCTGCAAG GGGTTTTTCCGCAGGAGCATCCAGAAGAACATGGTGTACACGTGTCACCGGGAAAAGAGCTGCATCATCAACAAGGTGACGCGGAACCGCTGCCAGTACTGCCGCCTGCAGAAGTGTCTGGAAGTCGGCATGTCCAAGGAGT CGGTGCGGAACGAcaggaacaagaagaagaaggaggagaagaaggtgGAGTGCGTGGAGAGCGGCGTGTTGAGCGCCGACACAGAGCTGATGATCGAGCGTGTGAGGAAAGCGCACCAGGACACTTTCCCCTCGCTCTGTCAGCTCGGCAAATACACAacg agtaaCAGTTCAGAGCGACGTGTCTCGCTAGACGTGGATCTGTGGGATAAATTCAGCGAGCTCTCCACCAAGTGCATCATCAAGACGGTGGAGTTCGCTAAGCAGCTTCCCGGCTTCACCACGCTCTCCATCGCCGACCAGATCACGCTGCTCAAAGCCGCCTGCCTCGACATCCTG ATTCTTCGCATCTGCACGCGCTACACACCTGAGCAGGACACCATGACGTTCTCGGACGGTTTGACGCTGAACCGCACGCAGATGCACAACGCCGGCTTCGGGCCGCTCACGGACCTGGTGTTCGCCTTCGCCAACCAGCTGCTACCGCTCGAGATGGACGACGCAGAGACGGGCCTGCTCAGCGCCATCTGCCTGCTGTGTGggg atCGTCAGGATCTGGAGGAGGCCGATAAGGTGGACGTGCTGCAGGAGCCGCTGTTGGAGGCTCTGAAACTCTatgtgaggaagaggaggccACACAAACCCCACATGTTCCCCAAGATGCTGATGAAGATCACAGACCTGCGGAGCATCAGCGCCAAgg gagcgGAGCGAGTGATCACGCTGAAGATGGAGATCCCTGGCTCGATGCCTCCTCTCATCCAGGAGATGCTGGAGAACTCGGAGGGGTTGGAGAGCACAGGGGGAGGAGCCAGCTCACGGTCAAACCCCGCCCCCTCGGGCAGCTGTAGTCCCTCGCCCTCGCCCAGCTCCGCCCACAGCAGCCCATCCACTCAATcgccctga
- the raraa gene encoding retinoic acid receptor alpha-A isoform X1 translates to MSGKGFPVAHFSYFLPHVIGGLSPPSMPTMSVSGYSTPSPATVETQSTSSEEIVPSPPSPPPPPRVYKPCFVCQDKSSGYHYGVSACEGCKGFFRRSIQKNMVYTCHREKSCIINKVTRNRCQYCRLQKCLEVGMSKESVRNDRNKKKKEEKKVECVESGVLSADTELMIERVRKAHQDTFPSLCQLGKYTTSNSSERRVSLDVDLWDKFSELSTKCIIKTVEFAKQLPGFTTLSIADQITLLKAACLDILILRICTRYTPEQDTMTFSDGLTLNRTQMHNAGFGPLTDLVFAFANQLLPLEMDDAETGLLSAICLLCGDRQDLEEADKVDVLQEPLLEALKLYVRKRRPHKPHMFPKMLMKITDLRSISAKGAERVITLKMEIPGSMPPLIQEMLENSEGLESTGGGASSRSNPAPSGSCSPSPSPSSAHSSPSTQSP, encoded by the exons CCGTGGAGACGCAGAGCACGAGCTCAGAGGAAATTGTCCCCAGTCCGCCGTCTCCTCCGCCGCCACCGAGAGTCTACAAACCCTGCTTCGTCTGCCAGGACAAATCCTCCGGCTACCACTACGGCGTCAGTGCCTGCGAAGGCTGCAAG GGGTTTTTCCGCAGGAGCATCCAGAAGAACATGGTGTACACGTGTCACCGGGAAAAGAGCTGCATCATCAACAAGGTGACGCGGAACCGCTGCCAGTACTGCCGCCTGCAGAAGTGTCTGGAAGTCGGCATGTCCAAGGAGT CGGTGCGGAACGAcaggaacaagaagaagaaggaggagaagaaggtgGAGTGCGTGGAGAGCGGCGTGTTGAGCGCCGACACAGAGCTGATGATCGAGCGTGTGAGGAAAGCGCACCAGGACACTTTCCCCTCGCTCTGTCAGCTCGGCAAATACACAacg agtaaCAGTTCAGAGCGACGTGTCTCGCTAGACGTGGATCTGTGGGATAAATTCAGCGAGCTCTCCACCAAGTGCATCATCAAGACGGTGGAGTTCGCTAAGCAGCTTCCCGGCTTCACCACGCTCTCCATCGCCGACCAGATCACGCTGCTCAAAGCCGCCTGCCTCGACATCCTG ATTCTTCGCATCTGCACGCGCTACACACCTGAGCAGGACACCATGACGTTCTCGGACGGTTTGACGCTGAACCGCACGCAGATGCACAACGCCGGCTTCGGGCCGCTCACGGACCTGGTGTTCGCCTTCGCCAACCAGCTGCTACCGCTCGAGATGGACGACGCAGAGACGGGCCTGCTCAGCGCCATCTGCCTGCTGTGTGggg atCGTCAGGATCTGGAGGAGGCCGATAAGGTGGACGTGCTGCAGGAGCCGCTGTTGGAGGCTCTGAAACTCTatgtgaggaagaggaggccACACAAACCCCACATGTTCCCCAAGATGCTGATGAAGATCACAGACCTGCGGAGCATCAGCGCCAAgg gagcgGAGCGAGTGATCACGCTGAAGATGGAGATCCCTGGCTCGATGCCTCCTCTCATCCAGGAGATGCTGGAGAACTCGGAGGGGTTGGAGAGCACAGGGGGAGGAGCCAGCTCACGGTCAAACCCCGCCCCCTCGGGCAGCTGTAGTCCCTCGCCCTCGCCCAGCTCCGCCCACAGCAGCCCATCCACTCAATcgccctga